The Oncorhynchus clarkii lewisi isolate Uvic-CL-2024 unplaced genomic scaffold, UVic_Ocla_1.0 unplaced_contig_1599_pilon_pilon, whole genome shotgun sequence genome includes a region encoding these proteins:
- the LOC139402783 gene encoding scavenger receptor cysteine-rich type 1 protein M130-like — translation MGFGNMVFWRLDLLIHIYCVPIQRLDLLIHIYCVPIQRLDLLIHIYRVPIQQHTFKHNIYRQPRGVVWDFSTVWLLMISVFSEKKISRLKVSVHQLKTQSDWWMGPLPVLGQWKSSMKESESVRLVDGAGLCSGRVEVKSNQSWASVCEADFDRQDAEVVCGELGCGAPAALQGGLYGEGEGQTWDKEFQCKGKESFLLVCDTSDEKHNTCLPGNAVGLTCSEPDDVRLVGGSSRCAGGVEWYDQGEWRTVGADGDQEAVGAVVCRQLGCGSTVSVPPGDTTRGVEVICSGSESSLRECWRSSYLLPGLTVICSDDSHQGNYSCVYETDVFSHSFSSESELLSLTITASPLPAFIIRHVVVLLILLTSITTSYLYYKPTRRQKRVNRVSSMDLYVNAMETVSLSSRAEAGPGEERPAQGTE, via the exons atggggttcggTAACATGGTGTTCTGG AGACTGGACCTACTTATCCACATCTACTGTGTCCCCATCCAGAGACTGGACCTACTTATCCACATCTACTGTGTCCCCATCCAGAGACTAGATCTACTTATCCACATCTACCGTGTCCCCATCCAACAGCACACTTTCAAACATAACATCTACCGGCAGCCTAGAG GTGTGGTGTGGGACTTTTCAACTGTGTGGCTGTTGATGATTTCTGTGTTTTCTGAGAAAAAG ATCTCCAGGCTCAAAGTGTCAGTCCACCAG CTGAAGACTCAGTCAGACTGGTGGATGGGACCACTTCCTGTTCTGGGACAGTGGAAGTCTTCTATGAAGGAGAGTG AGTCTGTGCGGCTTGTGGATGGAGCTGGACTCTGCTCTGGGAGAGTGGAGGTGAAGTCCAATCAGTCCTGGGCCTCAGTGTGTGAAGCTGACTTTGACCGGCAGGATGCAGAGGTAGTCTGTGGGGAGCTTGGCTGTGGGGCTCCTGCAGCTCTACAGGGAGGGCTCTATGGAGAAGGTGAGGGTCAGACCTGGGATAAAGAGTTTCAGTGTAAAGGCAAAGAGTCCTTTCTCCTGGTGTGTGACACCTCAGACGAAAAACACAACACCTGCCTACCTGGTAATGCTGTTGGACTCACCTGCTCAG agcctgatgatgtgaggctggtgggaggaagcagtcgctgtgctggtggagtggagtggtacgACCAGGGAGAGTGGAGGACTGTGGGAGCTGACGGGGACCAGGAGGCTGTAGGAGCAGTAGTGTGTAGACAGCTGGGTTGTGGCTCCACTGTTTCAGTACCACCTGGAGACACCACTAGAGGGGTTGAAGTTATCTGTTCTGGGTCTGAGTCTTCACTGAGGGAGTGTTGGAGAAGTTCTTATCTCCTTCCTGGACTCACAGTGATCTGCTCAG ATGACTCCCACCAAGGGAACTACAGCTGTGTTTATGAGACTGATGTTTTCTCTCATAGCTTCTCCTCTGAGAGTGAgctcctctccctcaccatcaCAG CCTCTCCTCTGCCAGCCTTCATCATCAGACACGTTGTAGTGCTGCTTATCCTACTGACATCCATCACCACCTCCTACCTGTACTACAAG CCCACCAGGAGGCAAAAGAGAGTGAACAGGGTGAGCAGCATGGATCTTTATGTCAATGCCATGGAGACGGTCTCTCTGAGCTCCAGAGCTGAAGCTGGACccggagaggagagaccagcccaGGGGACGGAGTAG